Within the Musa acuminata AAA Group cultivar baxijiao chromosome BXJ2-9, Cavendish_Baxijiao_AAA, whole genome shotgun sequence genome, the region TTATGTTCTGTTCTACAGGAGGACCTAAAGCAACTGCATCGTTATAACGTCACTGTAGCTTCGGCCATTGATGATCACGAAACCAACTTGCTTAGGCTTTCGGAGCTGGAAACACTTATGGTCGTCAGTGTGGGGGTTCTCGCAGAACAAAATAATTGGGCCATTGGAAGATAACAAACATCAACGTCTGGAATGGAAGTTGAGATCCGATGGCATGAGACGGCCGAAGTAGTTAATTCAGGAGAGAATTTTCCCATATCATTAACTTCTGAGTTCTGATCATCTCAGACTTCTCACAAGTGAAGGATGTttttgggtatagcttttgattcCTTTTTctcacccatatatatatatttttccatTGAGGGGGAGATGTTAGGTCACCATACCATGTATTTTTTTTGTGATCATATCAAGTGTCATTCGATTTGATTATTTTGCAGTCATCCTTTGCTTGTATAGTCTCTTTGACTTAAGGATCCTGGTTTCCAATCTCTAACCTTTTTCCACTTTGGAATTGAACTAACCACGGTTAATCTCTCGCTTCTAATTCATTTGGTTTCCAAAAATTGTTAATCTGTTAGCATCTCTGAAACTGTTTTCTGGGCTGCAAATAATCCTGGAATCAAGAAAGAGAACCAGACGACGTTGATATAGATGGCCTGCGAAGTGGAAGCATATTCTGGTGGTGTCTAAAAATATGCTATTCGCTGTCATCCCTATGTATGGttcgaagaaaataaagaaaaaagtcctctctttttttttcttgtaaattcCAAAAAAGAACAGTCTCCATGACGCGAACCTGACTCTTAACCCTATATTTGGCCGTTCCTTGGAGGACGAGGAGCGAAGCTCGACGCGGAGGTTGGTGCGATCGAGCTGCCGGGGCGGAGGAGGTTGCGTGGCTCCAGGAGGAAGCGCTTGAATTCGGGGCCGAGGGCGTCGTTGTGGGTGGGGGGTCGTCGAAGATGGTGAGCTTTTGGCGGTCGACGGCGTCCTCCGGGACGGGAAGGTGGCCAGTTACGTGTGACGGCAGTCGAGGAGGGCCACGAGCACAGTTGGGAGTTGATCTGGCCCGAGGAGGGGGCAATGCGCGGtggaaggcggcggcggcggcgccggaTTGGACGAGGCGGATGCTGACTTGGCATTGTGAACCCGAGTTTACATATTTACCCTCTCTTACTCGTAATGTTGACATTCACCGTCATCCAGCCAACATACACAAGTCTTGGGTCAAACTGACCGAATGGATATTTAAATAATATGGAGTCATTGTGGGACATGGTTATAATATCCAATATTAACTATTCCCATCTTACGTGAGAACCAACCTTCTGATGTACATAGTTCATGTGGTCAGGAGCTCGGATTGTGACAAACTCAACACGTCGGCATAAATCAAATTTCACCGTACCAATCTCCAATATAATTAATTCACTACACTGATCGCCACCGGCATCACGTAAAAGATTGGACCCAAAACACAGTGCCAAGGATGAAATAATCCAACCACGTATCTGTGCACATTAAAACCGAACACTCGTCACGACATCTCCACAACAAACACACAATCCTCTGCACGTGAAACTCGAACTATCGTCATGTCATCTCCACAACAGTcaataagagagagagaagggcGTCGCCGTTGGTCGTTGGAAGAGAGGACGCGGTGGAATCGCTATCGTAACGGTTAGCGTCGATCCTCTCTTTCAGACGGGCTTCGCCAGAAGCCCATGTTGGAGAACTGAGTCCACATGTTCTCCATCTCCGCCACCTCCTCCCGTGACGGCCCCCCCGCCGCCGACGCCGACCCAGACCCACGAAAACCCTCACCGTTCGACTCCCCCTCGGCGGTCGTGGCCGAACTCGCCCTTTCTCCTCCTCGGCCGGCCTTGTGAGCCAACAGCGCCGCCTCCTTCCGCCTCCTGATCCTCTCCTTCCGTCTCGCCCGCGCCCGCGCTGCCCGGCGGCAGAGCCCGGCCGGCAGCCGCACCGACGCCACCACCAGGAGGTTCACCAGCGCGAGGGGGGGGCAGCAGCACACCGCCAAGCAGTCCGCCGCCGTGCCCCCGGCCATCTCCGCACACCGGGCCCGCGGCTGCGTGGGCTGCTTCAGGATCACCGGCTGCCTCCGCGCAGAGGGCACCGGGGCCATGGTCGCCTTGGCAGCCGCCGCGGCCGCGGTCTTCGGCATCGTCGGCGGCGGCAGGGGCGAGGCGCCGCGACGCGTCTTCTTTCGGACCATCCGATCAAATCCCGCGCCAAACCCTCGCTCTCATCATCGGCGATCGCCAAGGTGAGCCAGTCGTGGATCTCTCTCCTCTTCTGTCGATTCTGGAACTTGGAGATTCGAAGGTTCTGGGACCCGTGGGAAGGAACGGGCGGAGGGCGAGTAGCTTCGGGAGGTCCGAGTCCGATAATTATCGAGGGTCGGGTCAAGCTGTTAGCCGCGAAACCCGGTCGACCTTCCATATCTTTATCTCTCTGAGCTATCTCGATACTAATcgaggaagagagagaaaggaAACGAGGCCTATGCAACGAAAGGAAGGAAACCCCAAATGAGTTGCTGGTCGATCTTTAAAACAAGGGGTTAAATACTTTCCCTTTAATCGAATTACCATAGCAACGCGTAGAAGCTGTACGGGTGAACGAGTTGACCCGGGTGGGGACCGAGTCCGGGGGATCAGAGTCATATAGCGAGGGACACGTCGAAGCGGTACGAGTTGCCCCGAGTGGGGACCGACCGAGTCCTCAGCGATTTGACCCTGCCACACGTGCACCTCTTCCCGCTTCCTTGGCCACAGAACGGGGACCAAATCGTGTGAGCCCCACATGCCACTAGGTGGGCCCCATTGGAGACTCGTGGATCGCTCCAATGTGAGTGCGGGTAGGTCTCTACAGGCAACTAATCAAGAAAGGAGAGTCTATGTTACATGGGAAAGAAAAGCTTGCAGTCTCTGCCCTTATTATATTTTCTACCTTAGTAATAGTATATCAATTCCTTTTAAAATtaagtatttaaaattttatacattAAATGTTATTTTGATGATGGTATGATAAACTcacttattaaaaatatatttttacatcttaaatattaatatgatgataatatataaaaaatttaaaatctcatctgatgtattttatattttaaatgctAATTCTAGATTTACTTATAAAAAATTTTTGGTTTAAATCTTATTCCGACATTTTTAAATATACCAACTAACTTTTAACTCTTAGTTGATAAAACCTAGCAATATATCGTAAGATATTAGGCTCGAATCCCATCTACAACCCTtatcatttgaaagaaaaaaaaacactagGTATCACAAATCAAAGGAATGCTGACTTAGATGTACATAGAATTTCTGCAAACAAAATAGAAGCTGCTTTCAACTTTGTGTACAAGAAATCTAGTAAATGAATACAAATTAAGTAGATCTACAAAGGAAAAGGTGAATCTACAATCAACATGCACCATTTCTTCTGTCAGCACCATTAGAATCATACACACAAGTTGCAATTATTCACTTTCGTGTCGTGAAAAAAGGTAAGCACATTTAAGAACCAAATTTCCTCTTCTTTTGATGGCTAGATGGGTAAGCACCCAAATATTTTGAATTAGCAAGCTCCCTTGGAATAGCAGCTCCAATGGATTTCAGGTTTTGGACAAGTTCCCGGAATAGCTTCTTGTCCTCCTCATTCACAAAGGAAATTGCTGTGCCCTCCTCTCCCATTCTAGATGCCCTTCCTACCTGATGAACGTACTCCTCCATCGAATTCGGCATGTCAAAAATTATCACTTGGTGTACCTTTAACAGGTCCACTCCGCGTCCCAAAACTCCTGTCGAGACGAGGATGGAGACCTCTCCTGTTAAAAACAGCTGCAAGctttctctcctctccttcaTTGTCTTCTCGCCATGAATCGAAAGAGCTTTTATTCCAGTGGCAGTACATATTGCCTCGGACAAAAGATCCGCTCCTAGTCTCGAACCCACAAACACTACCACAGGTGGTTTGAAGTGCTGCTTGCTCATTAGTATCTCAAAAAgcttctgtttcttcttcttaGATTCCACCCAAATGATAACCTGCTTCACCGAGCTGCTGGGTGTGCTGGGGTTCCCTGCAGAGATACATATTATATGCTTAGCTATCGAGCTGGCCATTCTCTCAACCTCTCGAGAGACAGTTGCAGAGAACATCAATACTTGAGGCTGTGAAAGAGCTTGAACTATTTGCATCACTTGATCCCGGAAACCTCTCTGCATAATGCAGTCCACCTCGTCTAAAACCAGAACAGATACCTCGTTGAGCTCAATATCATGCTTGGTTAAAAGATCTATCAGCCTTCCAGGGGTGCCAACAATTAATTCTACACCATTTTGAATTCGATAGACTTGCCCAGCCAAGGGATCTCCACCAACCACGAGAGCAGTTTTAAAAGGTAAACCCTTTCCTAGTATCTTGGCTTCCTTCTCCACCTGAATACACAGCTCTCTGGTGGGAGCAAGAACCATTGCCAATGGATTTCTCAGCTCGGTGACACACCGCAATCGGATTCCGGAGCAACGAGAAATTACAGGAACTAGAAATGAAGCTGTCTTTCCAGACCCGGTGTCAGCAGAGACAAGCAAATTTCTGTTATCCAGTGCTGCAGGTATGGCTTGCATCTGGATCGGTGTAGGTATCACATAGCCAGCAGTTTCAAGATTGTTTTCGAGCTTTTCAGGAAGATCACAGGAAGAGAAGGATAACACGGGGGCAGGAATGGATGCTCCTTTTACTCCTTTTACGCAAAGCCCAATTTTGCTTCTCAAGGAGTCAATCTGAATAGAGGTTACGCCTCCTGACCCACCTCTATCATTATCTCTAACATAAAAGCACTCGTCCTTGATAGGAATCTTCACATGATGAGTGAGTTTCGGTGCTGGATTATGAGCTTTTTCATGCCTAGATAGAAGAATTGTTTTGCATTCTATGCTGCATATGTCGTCATCAGTGAGATCACATATGTACTCACCATAGCGACCACAAATAACACACCGGGGCTCTCCTGGAAGTGCTTCCCTCTGTTCCTGACATCTCTGCTTGACCGGGCATTCTGTGGGAGAAAAGAACAACAATATAGGTGACTAATTTCCTACAACAAAGCAATACAATGATGAAACTGCTTCTCATAGATAGCATTAGTTGCAGTAGGCCCTGCTGAAAGCAGAAAAAAGGAATTGTTGGATTGTTGTTTGGACAAGTTATAAATACACCAAAATAATCAAGATTGGAGCCACTCTAACCTTAAAAATACAAACATGAATTCTTCAGTAAAGTTGGATTATACCAAGAAAAAGCTGGCCAAGCTGACAATTTTGATGGTTGAATACAAGCATAGGGCAGTCTACTCGAAGCACGTGGACTATAGCTCAAAGTTGCAGAACTAAATCAGGGTAAGATTCAAAGTTGAACTAGGGATGTAAGGTTGGCTTACATGCCGGCATTTCAGGAATCACCACAGTGTTGGAAACAGAAGATTGAACTAAAGAGTCCGAAGTCAAGTACCAAATCCAAAATTGTGTGAATTATATCTTGCAGGATTCTTCCCTTAGCAGCATTATTCCTATTATAATCACAATGGCATCTTTCATAGATTTCATGACTAGCACAAAAATACCAAGAAAGATTAAGGCAGGTGCTATCAGTTTACTTCACAGAGATGATAAAGTTGCTAGAAACCGATGTTGAAGGATTCTCGAAGACATTGGCATGCCATTAGACTTCAAAATATATTCTGACCTAGCAGAAAGTTCAAACAGGAGAATCTACAATGAAAGATTAGCGTATGCTAACATCATTCATCACCTTCAGCGTTACCACCGATGTCGACGGCTTCGGCGCAATCAGCCGTCGAAGCATTTTGGTCGCCTTCCATGTCAGTTCCTTGTGGTCACAAGGCGTTCGAAGAAAAGACAAACTCAGGCCTCAGCACAGAATAACTCATATGCGATTTAGGAGGGACAATACATCAGATCTAAGTAAAGGATTCGAGGGAGAGGGGTTGGAAGAAAGCGGATGGCttgggggggaggaggaggaggaagagagtcgAGCAAGAAGGCGGTGGTGGAGCGGGTGGGAAGAGCGAGGAAGGGGGAAAAGGTGGCTCTGTCGGGAAGACCCGGGAAGTGAAAGAATAGATAAGAGAGGTAGAGGGCGACGGATCCGGCGGAAAGAGGTGGCGGGGGAGATGGTCCGCCGGTAGGGCATAGAAGAGGAAAACGAGGGCGTGGGCGCAAAAGAGAAACACAGAAGGCAAATGGTACTTTTCGTATCCTTCTATTTATATATACACACTTCAAAAACGTTCTTTTTTTGCacctaattttaatttatttaaaatgtaaaaaaaataagGATAAGTATTTGTAGCGAAGAATATTCTTCGGAATATCCATCTTTTATGGGACTATTCAACTACGAAAGCTAAATTCCTTACTAAAAAATAACACGCTTGTTAATTTCTtccaaaataatacaaaaaaatattattgttatGAGGATTCTTTTATTATATCAACCAATTTAATTGATAAAGACTTTAACCAATCAAATATcgtcagaatttttttttttgtaaaagaaaggcaaATCTCATATTGGTTGAATAACTTTATGAAATGCTCCTCCAAATATCATAACTTTATAATAACTTTACATACTAAGCTAAATtccttattataaataaaaattctcACTTCTGACAGATGGGCACTTCAAAAGTGGTACCAAAAGAGAACATACAGAATTTTATTAAGATAAGAGAGACTGTACCAAGAAATCGCCGTCACTACAGACGGCATCTCTGAATCATAATGTTATATAGCCTTCCCCTTGGAAAGCAACCTATCAAATTCGGCAGCCTTCAAACCCAAACAAAACAAAGGCAGAGAGATAGAGAGGGGGGTTGAATGGCTGGCGAATCCATTTGAACTGCCTTGACTATAAGGTAGAGAGATAGGCTGAATGGCTGGCGAATCCCTCATATTTCTGTTATCTACAATAAAACAAGGCAGATGAGACAGTCTCAAGTAACCTGAAGTCGAATGCTGTTCAGCTAAATTCTTTATTACTGGAATTTAAGCGATGCACACCGGCTAGAATTGCTGGATCGAGGAAGAATTGGTGGTGATCAACGATGTAGAAGATTCACTCGTTTCTCCTGGTACCAAAAGCAATGAAGTTTACACTAGTATCATCGGACAGACTCCAATCTCCCGTCAATGGGTTGTAGAAAAAACCTGCCATTTCTTGTACCTGATCCACAAATTTAATAACCTTAGATTAGTAACAACTGAGCCAGAATTAGCAGAGATAATGAATTGTGCTTTGATTTGAAATTACAGAGATTGATGCTCTTTCCAAGATCAAGACTAGTTCCTCTGGTGTAAGAAATCGGGACCATTGATGAGTGCCTCTTGGGAgctgaaaaaagaagaaagaaagaaaaaggacttCAATGAGTCCAAGCAAGAGGAGTTTTCACTGGAAATGAAGTTATATCATCAACTATGGTTTATACTTTACCTGCTGGAAGATAAGTATTACAAACTAAAAACATACAGCATCATACTATAAAGTATGATGTCTCCATATTTTAATGACTTCCGCAAGACCACATGCATTTGATCGCCACTTAAAATGCTAGGTTGAGTGTGACAATGAAATCCCAGATGAATCCAAGAACACTGTGCTTCCTTCGACACGAGCTGATGGTTTCCAACACCCTGGTTCTTTTCTATGATTTCAGCAATCCAAGATTTTGACATTGCAAGAGCCTACATGTACTAGCATTGGATAATGCTTACATGTAATAGCAACGGACTAATGATGTCACAAAGTTTCGGTTTATAGTTTCTTGAAAGGCACTCTCAGAATTGCTGTTCCACCACCTACACCTCCCTAAGAAATTATACTAAAATGCAAGATTTTATATTTATGTCGGACTAGTCTATACCAATTGGTGTTTACCGGTTTAGCTGTGAACAGGCACTTGGACCAGACAATTTCGTCAATAGGAGTTCATACCAGGTGTAAACACCACCTGGTTTTCAAACTGGTGTACAAGTGGCACCAGGTGATAAACCTTCCATACGGATGCCCCATCATCTTTTGCCACCTGTTTCCATTCTGTTTACACCCTTTTTTTAATACACCAGTAGCCCTGATTTTCTTTATTAATTTTTCTATCCTCTTGATTTTGCTCCCTCCCTCTTTACTATGGTATTAATTTCTCTCAAGTTTGAATTCTTTTTTCCTACA harbors:
- the LOC135624016 gene encoding uncharacterized protein LOC135624016, yielding MPKTAAAAAAKATMAPVPSARRQPVILKQPTQPRARCAEMAGGTAADCLAVCCCPPLALVNLLVVASVRLPAGLCRRAARARARRKERIRRRKEAALLAHKAGRGGERASSATTAEGESNGEGFRGSGSASAAGGPSREEVAEMENMWTQFSNMGFWRSPSEREDRR
- the LOC135622895 gene encoding DEAD-box ATP-dependent RNA helicase 41-like; this encodes MEGDQNASTADCAEAVDIGGNAEECPVKQRCQEQREALPGEPRCVICGRYGEYICDLTDDDICSIECKTILLSRHEKAHNPAPKLTHHVKIPIKDECFYVRDNDRGGSGGVTSIQIDSLRSKIGLCVKGVKGASIPAPVLSFSSCDLPEKLENNLETAGYVIPTPIQMQAIPAALDNRNLLVSADTGSGKTASFLVPVISRCSGIRLRCVTELRNPLAMVLAPTRELCIQVEKEAKILGKGLPFKTALVVGGDPLAGQVYRIQNGVELIVGTPGRLIDLLTKHDIELNEVSVLVLDEVDCIMQRGFRDQVMQIVQALSQPQVLMFSATVSREVERMASSIAKHIICISAGNPSTPSSSVKQVIIWVESKKKKQKLFEILMSKQHFKPPVVVFVGSRLGADLLSEAICTATGIKALSIHGEKTMKERRESLQLFLTGEVSILVSTGVLGRGVDLLKVHQVIIFDMPNSMEEYVHQVGRASRMGEEGTAISFVNEEDKKLFRELVQNLKSIGAAIPRELANSKYLGAYPSSHQKKRKFGS